In Papaver somniferum cultivar HN1 chromosome 1, ASM357369v1, whole genome shotgun sequence, a genomic segment contains:
- the LOC113290546 gene encoding ferredoxin--NADP reductase, leaf isozyme, chloroplastic-like — MATSLTAAVSLPSSKSSSSSTSALSSRTSSIFSDRISFPKNSAYTGGISVSNNAVTITSQVTTTEAAPVKVEKISKKDDEGIVVNKFKPKNPYIGRCLLNTKITGDDAPGETWHMVFTTEGEVPYREGQSIGIIPEGVDKNGKPHKLRLYSIASSAIGDFGDSKTVSLCVKRLVYTNDQGEEVKGVCSNFLCDLKPGSEVTITGPIGKEMLMPKDPNATIIMLGTGTGIAPFRSFLWKMFFEKHENYKFNGLAWLFLGVPTSSSLLYKEEFELMKEKAPENFRLDFAVSREQTNDKGEKMYIQTRMAQYAEELWELLKKDNTFVYMCGLKGMEKGIDDIMVSLAAKDGIDWLEYKRTLKKAEQWNVEVY; from the exons ATGGCAACTTCACTCACTGCTGCAGTTTCTCTTCCTTCATCtaagtcatcatcatcatcaacatctgcACTTTCATCAAGAACATCATCTATCTTTTCAGATAGGATCAGCTTCCCCAAG AACTCTGCTTACACTGGTGGTATCTCTGTTTCTAACAATGCTGTTACCATAACATCTCAAGTTACTACTACTGAAGCTGCTCCTGTAAAGGTAGAAAAGATCTCCAAGAAGGATGATGAAGGAATTGTTGTTAACAAATTCAAACCAAAGAATCCTTATATTGGTAGATGCCTTCTTAACACTAAGATTACTGGTGATGATGCCCCTGGAGAAACATGGCATATGGTTTTCACCACTGAGG GTGAAGTTCCTTACAGAGAAGGACAATCCATTGGGATTATTCCTGAGGGAGTTGACAAGAATGGGAAGCCACATAAACTCAGGTTGTACTCAATTGCTAGCAGTGCTATTGGTGATTTTGGAGACTCCAAAACT GTTTCACTGTGTGTGAAGCGACTAGTTTACACCAACGATCAAGGTGAAGAAGTTAAGGGAGTTTGTTCAAATTTCCTAT GTGACTTGAAACCTGGATCTGAAGTGACGATCACAGGGCCAATTGGAAAAGAAATGCTTATGCCCAAAGATCCAAATGCCACAATCATAATG CTTGGAACTGGGACTGGAATTGCTCCTTTCCGTTCCTTCTTGTGGAAAATGTTCTTTGAGAAACACGAAAACTATAAG TTTAACGGGTTGGCATGGCTCTTTTTGGGTGTTCCCACGAGTAGCTCATTGCTGTACAAGGAG GAATTTGAGTTGATGAAGGAGAAAGCACCTGAAAACTTCAGGCTCGACTTCGCAGTGAGCAGAGAACAAACAAATGACAAGGGAGAGAAGATGTACATACAAACTCGAATGGCTCAATACGCAGAGGAGCTATGGGAATTACTCAAGAAAGACAACACTTTCGTTTACATGTGCGGGTTGAAAGGAATGGAGAAAGGAATTGATGACATTATGGTTTCTCTAGCGGCTAAAGACG GTATTGATTGGCTTGAATACAAAAGAACATTGAAGAAGGCAGAACAATGGAATGTTGAAGTTTATTAG
- the LOC113290554 gene encoding metal-nicotianamine transporter YSL2-like, translating into MDQELRDKNNGTEIEEFEESDCKPQDDEFSRKIPHWRSQLTVRGLVASIIIGTIYTVIALKLSLAVGITPNLNVSAALVSYVFIKGWTKLLDKVSFNSTPFTKQENTLIQTCVVSCYGLVSSGGFGSFVLGLSKKIYELAGVDTPGNSRGSYKDPGIGWMTGFVFTTSFIGLLSLVPLRKIMIIDYKLPYPTGIATAVLINGFHTPKADKTSKKQIRGFAKFFLFSFIRGFFQWFYTGGAACGFVQFPTFGLQAWKNSFFFDFSMTYVGAGMICSHIVNLSTLFGAILSWGVMWPLIRGLKGEWYPATISESSMKSLSGYKSFIAVALILGDWLYNFLKVVYITSKSIKRTVCWLNFNIQVTNNFSRTFNDPSAKSLEDLQRDEIFMRDSIPIWVACVGYILLSVVSVIAIPLMFPQLKWYYVIVCYVLAPFLGFCNAYGAGLTDINMAYNYAKVALFVLAAISGRENGVVAGLVGAGLINAIVSISSDLMQDLKTGHLTYTSTRSMVISQAAGTVIGCIVTPLCFFLYWKAFDIGNPAGEYKAPFALVFRNMGILGVQGFSALPSHCLQLCYGFFAFAFLANLVRDLSPSKIGKWVPIPMAMTVPFLVGASFAIDMCIGSLIVYVYEKLEKKKAALMIHVIASGLMCGEGLWMLPSAILGLAKVKPPICMKFVSS; encoded by the exons ATGGATCAAGAGCTGAGAGACAAGAATAACggaacagaaatagaagaattcGAAGAGTCCGACTGCAAACCACAAGATGACGAGTTTTCGAGGAAAATTCCACATTGGAGGAGCCAACTAACAGTGAGAGGATTAGTTGCAAGTATCATTATCGGGACAATTTACACTGTGATAGCACTCAAGCTCAGTCTCGCAGTAGGAATTACTCCTAATCTTAATGTTTCTGCTGCTCTTGTATCATATGTTTTCATCAAGGGGTGGACTAAGCTACTTGATAAAGTTAGTTTTAATTCTACTCCGTTTACAAAGCAAGAAAATACATTAATTCAAACTTGTGTTGTTTCTTGTTATGGTCTTGTTAGTTCAG GAGGATTTGGATCTTTTGTATTGGGGTTGAGTAAGAAAATATACGAGCTAGCAGGGGTTGATACCCCAGGAAACAGCCGAGGGAGTTATAAGGATCCAGGAATTGGATGGATGACCGGTTTTGTTTTTACTACAAGCTTTATTGGCCTTTTATCTTTGGTTCCTCTTCGAAAG ATCATGATAATCGACTACAAGCTACCTTATCCAACTGGCATTGCAACGGCGGTTCTCATAAATGGATTCCACACGCCTAAAGCAGATAAGACGTCTAA GAAGCAAATTCGAGGATTTGCAAAGTTCTTTTTATTTAGTTTTATCCGGGGTTTCTTCCAATGGTTCTACACTGGTGGAGCCGCATGCGGATTCGTGCAATTTCCAACTTTTGGGTTACAAGCATGGAAGAATTC ttttttctttgatttcagCATGACTTATGTTGGAGCAGGGATGATTTGCTCACATATAGTTAACCTGTCTACTCTTTTTGGAGCCATTCTTTCATGGGGAGTGATGTGGCCACTGATACGCGGCCTAAAAGGAGAATGGTATCCAGCAACTATATCAGAAAGCAGCATGAagagcttaagtggttataag TCTTTTATCGCCGTTGCGCTCATTCTTGGAGACTGGCTTTATAATTTTCTCAAAGTTGTATACATTACCAGCAAGAGTATTAAACGCACAgtttgttggttaaacttcaacatacaagtcactaacaa cttctctcgaacat TTAATGATCCGTCGGCTAAATCTCTTGAAGATCTTCAGCGAGATGAGATCTTCATGAGGGACAGTATTCCCATATGGGTTGCATGTGTTGGATACATTCTTCTCTCCGTTGTTTCCGTCATTGCGATCCCACTCATGTTCCCCCAACTGAAATGGTATTACGTAATAGTATGCTACGTCCTTGCTCCGTTTCTAGGATTTTGTAACGCATATGGTGCAGGCTTAACTGACATAAACATGGCATACAACTATGCAAAAGTAGCTTTGTTTGTGCTAGCAGCAATATCGGGGAGAGAAAATGGAGTAGTTGCAGGGCTTGTAGGTGCTGGCCTCATAAATGCAATTGTTTCTATCTCTTCTGATCTTATGCAAGATTTGAAAACCGGTCACCTGACATATACCTCCACTCGCTCCATGGTTATAAGCCAGGCTGCCGGAACAGTAATAGGTTGTATTGTAACTCCTCTATGCTTCTTTCTTTACTGGAAAGCCTTTGATATAGGAAACCCTGCTGGAGAATATAAAGCTCCATTTGCTTTAGTTTTCCGAAATATGGGAATTCTCGGAGTGCAAGGTTTCTCTGCATTGCCTAGCCATTGTTTGCAGCTGTGTTACGGGTTCTTTGCGTTTGCATTTCTGGCTAACTTGGTGAGAGACCTTTCTCCATCGAAGATCGGGAAGTGGGTTCCTATACCTATGGCTATGACGGTTCCATTTCTTGTCGGTGCAAGTTTTGCAATTGATATGTGCATTGGGAGCTTGATTGTGTATGTATATGAAAAACTTGAGAAAAAGAAAGCCGCTCTAATGATCCATGTTATTGCTTCTGGTTTAATGTGTGGAGAAGGATTATGGATGCTCCCTTCAGCAATCCTTGGTCTGGCTAAGGTGAAGCCTCCCATTTGTATGAAATTTGTCTCCTCTTAA